From the genome of Rana temporaria chromosome 8, aRanTem1.1, whole genome shotgun sequence:
gcatgtcttaggataaggtaagggcatacagtctggcatgtaatggggcacagtctggcatgtaatggggaacAGTCTGACATGTAATGAGGCACAGTCTgggatgtaatggggcacagtctggcatgtagtggcacagtctggcatgtaatggtggcaccgtgaggcaaagcatgactagtaagaagggggtagtcttatacagtgagtatatcccaaaaccaacattttgtctggaaaattagggggtcgtcttatacgccaagtcgccttatacgccggcaaatactgtagtaagtacagagtgcagagtttaggggggttACATACAAAGTGCAGCGTTTAGAATTGCGCTACGTACATAGTGCAGAATTTAGGGTGTGCGCTACATACAGCGAGTGTAGAGGTCAGCTATCTTCCATggctgcttacctctgcatcccccaccCCCATACCACTTTCACCCTTCTTTTTCtcctgtacccccccacacactgtAGGTGGCTCTGCCTCTCTCACTTGTAGGGAGATCATTCGGTGGGGGTGTCGGcatcagcactgccccccccggGCACCTTCATCTCCCTTGTTCTATTCTTGCACTCAGTGGGAGCCACTTAAGAGATCAGATCTGTGGAAACTGTTGGgagacaagctgtcacttgtaaacacaaaagccgtacttctgtgtttacaagtgacagtggtgAGCAGACAAcagagggtctgagccagaggtagtgagttccaccaagttccagctgaaaaaaagccctgtttgcCATAGTGTTTCATGTGTGATCAGCTAGGACATCAGCCATTTGATGACATGACAGGTTGGTTGAGAGGTAACAGTTATCATTAAAGGCATGCCTTGAGTGTAAATGTTTTGAGAGTTAAATTGGTGGGTTGAGTTTTGCTATAATGACACTAAATGAAGTAAACCAAAGAAGACAACAGACCTTTTAAATAGTGCAAGAGCAAACtagacacactggggtagattcaggtagattggcttatttttctgcgggcgtagcgtatctcagatacgctacgccgccataacttagtgaggcaggttctgtattcaccaagaacctgcgccctaagttacaggggCGTAgcttaaatctgccggcgtaagcgcgcctaattcaaattgtgaagaggtgggagtgttttatgtaaacacgaccccacgtaaatgaagtttttgactaacggcgcatgcgccgtccgtgaaagtaacccagtgcgcatgctccaaattaacccgcaaaaagccaatgctttcgacgtgaacgtaaattacgcacagccccattcacggacgacgtaaaattttcaaaattcgacgcgggaacgacgtccatacctaacataggatacgcctcatatagcaggggtaactttacgccggaaaaagcctaacgtaaacgacgaaaaaaaatgcgccgggcggacgtacgtttctgaatcggcgtatctacctaatttgcatattcatcgcgtaaatctacagaagcgccacctagcggccagcgttaatacgcaactaagatacgacggcgtaagagacttacgccggtcggatcttagggaaatctatgatacgacgccgcacacgccgcacactgaggccgcgtacacacgtccgagaaactcgacgggcaaaacacatcgttttgctcgtcgagttccttgtgaagccgccgaggatctcggcgagccaagtttcctcattgactaacggggaaatagagaacatgttctctatttggcccgacgagatcctcgtcggtttcctcggccaagagtgtacacacgaccgggtttctcggcagaatacggctcccatcgagtttctggctgaattctgccgagaaactcggtcgtgtctacggggcctcagagatacgacggcgtatctggagctacgccgtcgtatctcctacccagggctttttttctgggggaacttgggggaactcagttccaccacctttggctcagaccctttggtgtctgctcaccacaataacttgtaaacacagaagtctggtttctgtgtttacaggtgacagctctgcactctgtgtgtaaccccctgaactctgcactctgtatgtaatgcaattctggtatttaatgcccctttaagacccttctactgtttttgaaatctgaacggggtcgtggttgagttcctgcacctattttctgagaaaaaaagctctgctcctacctgaatctggcccactgtgtacaAGGAAGGTAGAATTGAGAAATAGCAAGGCAAGCCAAGCCTGGATTAAATACTTGCAGAGCAAAACAAGAAAGGAATAGGAACTACTAGCAAGGCAGGGCGAGGAGCTGGAAAGGCATAGAAAGACAGGCCTAGGAGACGGCAGAGCGCAAGGCAGGACTGGAAGTCAGGAAGATATAGTAAGGCAGAGAGCTGGGCATAGAAACTGGGTGCCAAAAGAGCAGAGCATGACTGGAAGCCAGCAAGGTAGGGCAAGATAGGACTGGAAGCCAGCATGGTAGGGCAAGATAGGACTGGAAGCCAGCAAGGTAGGGCAATATAGGACTGGAAGCCAGCAAGGTAGGGCAAGATAGGACTGGAAGCCAGCAAGGTAGGGCAAGATAGGACTGGAAGCCAGCAAGGTAGGGCAATAGGTAGGGCAATACAGGACAGGCAAATGGAAGTGAAGTTGGTTGCCTACAGAGCAAGACGGTAGTGGTTGGGTGACACTATAATTCAAGCTCCACTGAGTACATGTGTGGTTGCCCACTCAATACCCATGTGTGCTAAATTTAAGTTACTAAGCTGCTGCCTCTTGTCTTTCATGTGAACTGAGATGTGACATAAGAGAGGATTTATGTGAAAACTGTTGTCCGCACTCATTACACGAATACGGGTGGTCACCGGTGTGGGCTCTCTCATGTCTACCCAGCGCTGATTTGCTGGTAAAGCTTCTCCCGCACGCTAAACATGAATAGGGGCGATCCCCAGAGTGGACTCTCTCGTGTATAACCAAATCTGATTTATTGTTAAAGCCTCTATCACACGCCGAACATAAATCAGGACAATCACCAGTGTGGAGTCTCTCGTGCCTAGCTAGAGCAGCCCTACTGGTATACTCTCTCTTGCACTCCAAACACGAGAATGGGCGATCGCCGCTGTGAATCTTTTGGTGCTCGTTCAGATGGGACTTGCGTTTAAAACCTCTCCCGCACTCGGGACATTGATACGGTTTAATGCCCGTGTGGCCTCTCTGGTGCTGAACTAGATTGGCTCTGTAAGAAAAACACTTCCCACATTCGGGACAtgaaaacggcttctcccccgtatgACTCCTCTGATGTCTTATAAGATCTGACTTTGAACCGAAGCACTTGCCGCACTCCAAAcatgaaaaaggcttctcccccgtgtgagtctTCTGATGGGAAACAAGCTGTCCTTTCTGGGTAAATAatttcccgcactcggaacaGGAGAATGGCTTTTCTGGCCTGTGAGTTCGTTCGTGGATGTCAAGAACCGACTTCTgtctaaaacatttcccgcacacagaACAAGCATATGGCCGTTCTCCTGTGTGAACTCGCTTATGTATAGTTAGGTTTCTTCTCCAGGAAAAACACTTTCCACATTCAGAACAGGAATATGActtttcccctgtgtgaattTTTTCATGTGCGCTGAGATGCGATTTCCAGGGGAAACACTTTCCGCACTTTAAAcatgaaaaaggcttctcccttgTGTGAGACCTCTGGTGTGTGATAAGTTCTGCTCTCTCAGTGAGACATTCAGTACATGGAAACGAATCGCATCCTGCATGAGCTGTCTGATGAGTGATGGGAGGTGAGCGATCCTGAAAACTCCCCCTTTGTGTAGAAGGATCGGGTGATATATCCGAACTGTGAAGTACAGGATCAAGATCCGAAGAAAGAGGGTTTTCTTTTGAGGAACAGAATGTGATGTCATCTTCTATTTCAACATACGTAGAGATAATGGGACATTTCTCTGAGTTATTCTTGCTGTGTCGGCCATCTGAAGGAACCAAGAAAAAGAATGTAAGAAGAATTTTGGCTCAAATACATAGATATTTGCTTGCATGAGAACTGATTTTCTCCTCTTAAAAGTTAATGCAAATGCACAGACATCTAAATAGGACAAACAGGTTACTTTTAGGTGCTTTTGACCTGACTACTTTGTAAGGAGAACATGCCAGGCTGCTGACTTACCTACTCATCAACATAGAATGACATGATGTGATGAGGAGAGTCGGAGTCTAATAGAGGCTGATGGCTCCTGACTCCCCACTGGGCACATACTGTCTCCCCATTACTGTctactgacagaggaggggggagaagaagagattgttgtagtgactgaacaaggaggatctgggactcttctctggattgagactgcattcacacctgagggacGCAACGCGTTTGGGGGCcaaagtatatgtaaagcgctgggtaaattgacggcgctttataagtacctgaaataaataaacaaagtaGATTTCCTGAATTTAGTGTTTAATACTCACCTATGCTGATATATGGAGGAAGTTCCTGCTCTTCATCCTTTTTAATTATTACTTGTAGTTCCTCCTTTTCACCTTTGGCCTCTGTCTGAGTGGCTCTGGTGTCTGTGAATACAGAAGAAAGTGAAGTCCCCTGAACTACTGTACTAAGATGTAAAAGAGACCCCAGAGAGTGTGTGAGGGGGGGAGACTGGTAACACACAATGACATGATGTGAGGAGAAGAGCCGGAGTCTAATAGAGGCTGATAGCTCCTGACTCCCCCACTGGGCACATACTGTCTCCCCATTACTGTctactgacagaggagggggggagaagaagagattgTTGTAGTGACTGAACAAGGAGAATCTGGGACTCTTCTCTGGATTTAGTGTTTATTACTCACCTGTGCTGACCTCTGAAGGGATTTCATCAATACATGTCTTATCTTCCCTCATATATGGCCCTACTGATTCTTCTTTAACTTCAACCTTAATAGCAATTAGATCTTCACCCTGaataatacaaaaatgtataatgGCATTTGGGaaaaatatgttatatatatgtagagacacatatacacacacagttgaactgtataaaacaggaagtaAATTAGAATGCCAATCAACAGTGTtgaaactctaatcaagaagtagaaaatgaggggttctgttgaaaccaaaccacggtcaggtagaccaactcgaatttcagccacaactgccaggaaaattgttcgggatgcaaagaaaacccgcaaataactttaggtgaaatacaggactctctgaaaacatgtggtgtggctgtttcaagatgcacaataaggaggcacttgaagaaagatgggctgcatggtcaccagaagaaagccattactacgcaaatgccacaaagtatcccacctacaatacgccaaacagcacagagacaagactcaaaccttctggcacaaagtcatttgaagTGATGacaccaaaattttgctttttggccacaaccataaacacttaaTTTGGAGAGGAGTGAGCAGGTTTCCCCTGCTGtagtaaattggatcatgctttgctgttttttttttgccttcctctagatcaggggtcctcaaactacggcccgcgggccacatgcggcccacgGAGGACTTTTAACCAGCCCACCCGACCCTGACAGGCAACACTGGTTACacggcaggttgtaacacagcgatcccgctgtgtcacggagatcacagtgtaaacagtttgggcgcgctgtgataaatgtcccgccctcctcctcctagactagcttgtgtgatagagccagtgttctgtctatcacacaagctggtctaagatgaggaggcgggacatttatcacagtgcACCAGAACTGTTACCAACACTGTGGGCTTcatgacacagcgggaccgtgacacagcgggaccgtgacagcagtttggcacagtaaggagaaaATCTGTGAGGGGCTTACGTTggtgagggagggggggcggctcgcgatggtgaggggggctaatgatgatgaaatgatgatgtaatgatggtggtggggggtgctgatgatgatgaaatgatgatgtaatgatgataatgatggtggaaggggggctgatgatgatgaaaagatgatgtaatgatgatgatgatgaaattatGATgcaatgatgatggtggtggggggggctgatgatgaaatgatgatggtggtgggggggctgatgatgaaatgatgatggtggtgggggggctgatgatgaaatgatgatggtggtggggggggggcttgcaatgaggggctgatgatgtaatgatgaaggtgggagggtggcttgcaatgaggggcttgcaatggtgaggggggttgcaatgaggggctgatgatggtgaggggggcttgcaaaggtgagggggggttgcaatgaggggatgatgatgatgattgggggggcttgcaatgatcttgatcAGCTTGCAAtaaatgattgtgaggggggggcttgcaatgaggggcttacaatgatgatggtgagggggggcttgcaatgaggggatgatgatgatgatgaagtaatgatgatggtgaggtggggggcttgcaatgatcatgatcggtttgcaattaatgattgtgagggggggcttgcaatgaggggcttataatgatgaagggggagggttgcaatgaccgtgaggggcttgcaatggtggtgagggaggggttgcaatgatggtctgaaatgacagtgagggtgggctcaaaataacatatgtgcagtgtgcataggaaattgttcatattttttttttatagtccggccctctaacggtctgagggacagtgaaccggccccctgtttaaaaagtttgaggacccctgctctagattaactgtgggtatggagttgggtgtatgggattgtactatgttttttattttgtttgtttattttttttgtggttgaactggacagacttgtgtcttttttcaacctgactaactatgtaacaaggcctactatgatgaaaggtacaccattcctactgtgaagccCGGAGGTGGATCTACAAAGGcataggaaatttggtcaaaattgatggcagtatgttatcaaaaaatagtctggaggaacatttgcattcatcagccaggaagctgtgcatgggacgtacttggacattccaacatgacaatgatccaaaacgcaaggccaagtcaacctgtcattggctacagcagaataaagtgaagtttctggagtggccatctcagtctcctgacctcaatatcattgatccaatctggggagatctcaaatttgCAGTCCATGCAAGACAgctcaagaatttacaggaactggaggcttttcgccaagaggaatgggcggctttaccatctgagaagataaagagcttcctctacaaataccacaaaagacttcaaactgtcattgatgttaaagggggcaatacacgttaTAAAGaaatggggtatgtaaacttttgatcagggtcatttgggtagtttctgttgtgattatgattttaagagtaaacacagttggttGATAATAAATTGCTTAAGCCAAACACTTAACATGagtgaaataaatgtttttgtgttatcattcatattctctgaaaaatggtcaagaaatcataactccttccagggtatgtaaacttataagcataactgtgtgtgtgtgtatgtatatatgtgtgtgtgtgtatatatatatatatatatatatatatatataaataaattaaatatacagtatctcacaaaagtgagtacacctctcaaatttttgtaaatattttattatatcttttcatgtgacaacactgaagaaatcacactttgctacaatgttgtgtagtgagtgtacagcttgtataacagtgtaaatttgctgtcccctcaaaataacgcaacacacagccattaatgtctaaaccgctggcaacaaaaatgagtacacgcctaagtgaaaatgtccaaattgggcccaaagtgtcaatattttgtgtggccaccattattttccagcactgccttagccCTCTTGGACGtggagatcaccagagcttcacaggttgccactggagtcctcttctcctcctccatgatgacatcacagagctggtggatgttgaagaccttgtgctcctccaccttccatttgtccatcacctttaccctcagcttctttagcaaggcagtggttgtcttggaggtgtgtttaggatcattatcgtGTTGGAATACtgacctgcggcccagtctctgaaaggaaggggatcatgctctgctttagcaTGTCACAGtacgttggcattcatggttcatggcattcatggttccatcaatgcaagatagctccccagtgccggcagcactcatgcaggcccagaccatgacactcccaccaccatgcttgactgtaggcaagacacacttttctttgtactcctcacctggttcccGCCACACAAGcttaacaccatctgaaccaaatacgtttatcttggtctcatcagaccacaggacatggttccagtaatccaggtccttagtctacttgtcttcagaaaactgttggtaggttttcttgtgcatcatcctgAGAAGAGGGTTCCTTCTGGGAAAACAGTCATGCAgaacaatttgatgcagtgtgcagcgtatggtctgttatacaagctgtacactcactactttacattgtagcaaagtgtcatttattcagtgttgtcacatgaaaggatagaatcaaatatttacaaaaatgtgaagggtgtactcacttttgtgagataatgtgtgtgtgtatatataattacaGTATTTTCATCCAACAAGATCGTGTGAAGTTCAAATGGCATAGATGAAGATTATCAATCAAATCTACCTGATTCTCCTGAGGGATCTCCTGATGTTCCTGTGtggagtcccgggaatacagaggacggggacgtcTCTCTGGGGAATTTCTGTtgctggatccatctgtaggaaacacacaggggggggggggggttatttactaaaggcagatccacttttcactacaagtgcacttggaagtgcagtcgctgtagatctgagggggacattcaagaaaaataaaaaacaccattttagattggatgataaaatcagcagagcttcccctcatttcagatcttcccctcagatctaaagcgactgcacttccaagtgcacttgtagtgaaaagtggatctgcctttcgtaaatcaaccccaccgGCTGAaaacattgaggttgatttactaaaagtaaatatactgtgcactgcatgtgcagttgctctagatctgatGGGAAGTTCAGCTGATTTCTATAATCCtggacagtggcggcccgtccatagggggcgctcaggcgccgcccccccccccaagctgttaaaaaaaaaaaaaattgaaaaaaaatgtcactttaagagtgattaggcgccggacatgcggcggtctatgggaagcttcccagcctgcaatcagctgattgcaggctgggaagctgatttgcccttgtttagggcgtgtgcagggcgcaagctgtgtgcccgcacacactcccactgtcCTGTGATTTGCTAGCATGCCCACTAGCTGTCATGGGATTGGCCCAGCGGGGACCGGAGGAGAGGTCAGTGCCACTGCCAGTACATCACTTCCGGTATTCTGGAGCACGTGTGGGGGCGTTATGGAGGAGCAGCGCCAACCAGAAGGTAAGTGTTATGACCGGCTCCATCCCCCGCATACACAATTGTCTGCCAGTGCCAGCCCCGCCTCACCACTGAGCCCCGCAGCCGCTAGCACAGCCAGCCAGCCTCGCCACCCCCAGCGTCAGCagcggatccccccccccccacccggccaGCAGTTTACTCCGAGTCCCGCCGCCTCACTCAGCTCCGGAGCATCAGCGTCCACCTCAGAAGGAGTTGCTGCAGCCTGAATGGAGTGAAtgcactctctctttctctctcccaccaccagcagcggaggggggggggggtgctgctggtgggagagagagagagtgcattcACTCCATTCAGGCTGCAGCAACTCCATCTGAGGTGGACACTGCTGCTCCGgagctgaggggggagggggggtgctgatggtgagagagagagagtgcattcACTCCATTCAGGCTGCAGCAACTTCGTCTGAGGTGGCATAAGAAATCACTCAGCTAATGGGGTCTCTAAGGGGGGGGCTGCTAATATTAAGGGACTCACCccccggcactgacactgatccaacCATCCCCCCCCGAcactgataccaccatccctccccccggcactgacactgataccaccatcccccccccccgggcactgacactaaTCCTATcaccccgggcactgacactgatcccaccatcctccccccgggcgctgacactgaccccaccctccccccgggcgctgacactgatcccatcctcccccgtgcactgacactgatcccatcctccccgtgcactgacactgatcccatcctcccccgtgcactgacactgatcccatcctcccccgtgcactgacactgatcccatcctcctccgtgcactgacactgatcccatcctccccctagcactgacactgatcccaccctccccccgggcactgacactgatcccaccccccccccggcactgacactgatcccaacgcccccccccccccggcactgtcactgatcccacaTCCCCCCGGCACTGAAACTGATCCCACCATTCCcctgggcactgacactgatgccatcctccccccagcactgacactgatcccaccatccccccgggCATTGACACtgttccccccatccccccctggcactgacactgatcccaccatccccccgggcactgtcactgatcccatcctccctccggcactgacactgatcccaccatccccccgggCATTGACACTGTTCACACCATCCCCcctggcactgacactgatcccaccatccccccgggcactgtcactgatcccatcctccctccGGCACTGATATTGATCCCACaatcccccccgggcactgacactgatcccaccatcccccccgggcactgacactgatcccatcctccccctagcactgacactgatcccatcctcccccgggcactgacactgatcccatcctcccccgggcactgacactgatcccatcctcccccgggcactgacactgatcccatcctcccccccgggcactgacactgatcccatcctccccccccgggcactgacactgatcccatcctccccccggcactgacactgatcccatcctccccccccagcactgaaactgatcccatcctccccccccagcactgacaattTGTCCGTAGTCTTTACAGCACATGCGCAGGAATAGTGATCAGATTTTACTACCGCGGGCGAAGTACCCATGGTAGTAAAATCCAATcgttaaggctcctttcacacttgtgcgacttgaaaGTCACGTTATTTTGCCATGATTTTTGCCGTGACTTGAAGCAATGTCTGTGTAATCTTAAAGTCTCTGCCTCAAGTCCCATCAAAGTCGGacgaaagtagtacagggactagtcGCACagtatctcatgcagtatgtccacagtctctggtaatctcgtgcagtatgtcggcagtctctggtaatctcgtgcagtatgtcggcagtctctggtaatcttgtgcagtatgtccgcagtctctggtaatcttgtgcagtatgtccacagtctctggtaatctcgtgcagtatgtcacagtatctggtaatctcatgcagtatgtccaaagtctctagtaatcttgtgcagtatgtccgcagtctctggtaatcttatgtagtatgtccgcagtctctggtaatctcgtgcagtatgtcacagtatctggtaatctcatgcagtatgtccacagtctctagtaatcttgtgcagtatgtccgcagtctctggtaatctcgtgcagtatgtcacagtatctggtaatctcatgcagtatgtccacagtctctagtaatcttgtgcagtatgtccgcagtctctggtaatcttatgcagtatgtccgcagtctc
Proteins encoded in this window:
- the LOC120910474 gene encoding zinc finger protein OZF-like yields the protein MMENRPPLTSPDGSSNRNSPERRPRPLYSRDSTQEHQEIPQENQGEDLIAIKVEVKEESVGPYMREDKTCIDEIPSEVSTDTRATQTEAKGEKEELQVIIKKDEEQELPPYISIDGRHSKNNSEKCPIISTYVEIEDDITFCSSKENPLSSDLDPVLHSSDISPDPSTQRGSFQDRSPPITHQTAHAGCDSFPCTECLTERAELITHQRSHTREKPFSCLKCGKCFPWKSHLSAHEKIHTGEKSYSCSECGKCFSWRRNLTIHKRVHTGERPYACSVCGKCFRQKSVLDIHERTHRPEKPFSCSECGKLFTQKGQLVSHQKTHTGEKPFSCLECGKCFGSKSDLIRHQRSHTGEKPFSCPECGKCFSYRANLVQHQRGHTGIKPYQCPECGRGFKRKSHLNEHQKIHSGDRPFSCLECKREYTSRAALARHERLHTGDCPDLCSACDRGFNNKSDLVIHERVHSGDRPYSCLACGRSFTSKSALGRHERAHTGDHPYSCNECGQQFSHKSSLMSHLSSHERQEAAA